The Acidobacteriota bacterium genome includes a window with the following:
- the rsmH gene encoding 16S rRNA (cytosine(1402)-N(4))-methyltransferase RsmH, with product MTGDTSTPHRRRPRYAGKYPRRFDEKYKEHHPERYPDTVDKVLASGKTPAGTHVPILIAETLEALDPQPGETAVDCTLGYGGHARAILQRIQPGGKLLGLEVDPLELPKTEARMRSLGFGPDMFVVRRSNFAGLPGTLAAEGLVGADCLLADLGVSSMQLDTPGRGFSFKTPGPLDMRMNPNRGQPASALLLRIEPAELAALLVENADEPHALALADALAGRSLEQTTALAEVIRAALPHVKEEEREQSVRRVFQALRVAVNEEFTALDTLLRHLPHCMNPGGRVAIVAFHSGEDRRVKKAFQAGLHDGLYTAIADSVVRPNPEECRSNPRASAAKLRWARR from the coding sequence GTGACCGGCGACACTTCTACGCCCCACCGTCGCCGTCCGCGATACGCCGGCAAGTACCCGCGCCGGTTCGACGAGAAGTACAAGGAGCACCACCCGGAGCGATACCCCGATACGGTGGACAAGGTGCTCGCCTCTGGAAAGACACCCGCCGGCACGCACGTCCCGATCCTGATCGCCGAGACGCTGGAAGCGCTCGATCCGCAACCGGGAGAAACCGCCGTCGATTGCACGCTCGGCTATGGGGGCCATGCGCGTGCGATTCTCCAGCGGATCCAACCGGGCGGGAAGCTACTTGGGCTCGAGGTGGATCCGCTGGAACTCCCGAAGACCGAGGCCCGGATGCGAAGCCTGGGTTTCGGCCCGGACATGTTCGTCGTGCGGCGATCAAACTTCGCGGGTCTGCCTGGGACTCTCGCCGCGGAGGGCCTGGTCGGTGCGGACTGTCTTCTGGCGGACCTCGGCGTCTCTTCGATGCAACTCGACACGCCAGGCCGCGGCTTCTCCTTCAAGACGCCAGGGCCCCTCGACATGCGGATGAATCCGAACAGGGGCCAGCCTGCGTCGGCGTTGCTGCTCAGAATCGAGCCGGCAGAACTGGCGGCACTCCTGGTGGAGAATGCCGACGAACCGCATGCTTTGGCCCTGGCCGACGCGCTTGCCGGCCGAAGCCTCGAGCAGACAACCGCCCTGGCGGAGGTGATTCGCGCGGCGCTGCCTCACGTCAAGGAAGAAGAACGGGAGCAATCCGTTCGCCGGGTATTCCAGGCCCTGCGGGTCGCGGTGAACGAGGAGTTCACCGCCCTCGACACGCTGCTCAGGCACTTGCCGCACTGCATGAATCCGGGCGGACGTGTGGCGATCGTGGCGTTTCATTCGGGCGAGGACCGGCGTGTGAAGAAGGCCTTTCAGGCCGGGCTGCACGACGGGCTGTACACCGCGATTGCCGACAGTGTCGTCCGGCCCAACCCCGAAGAGTGCCGCTCGAACCCGCGCGCCAGCGCCGCGAAACTCCGCTGGGCCAGGCGGTAG
- a CDS encoding S8 family serine peptidase: MAARRLEFEALAAAREVIDGYDSASDQWTLSFESPFWHAVTHAQSLGRRGAGRRIALIDSGCDLTIPRLRRVVDRLTSFVPDPADHDELGHGTAVALLISEVAPECRLDVYQVARNGTPDDAAVVAALRAAGASSADVVSVSLAARSPFQFTRDQLQEAIAAGDGSGKRYAFEHPPCAVCAAAMDVAGRGKMIVAAAGNALDSACCPARADGVVAAGFEGRDARTTTLEDGGKQEVAFAAAPAVAQSLLTDMSLAEIPGVLGTSFAAPLIAGAAAIVLSPAELSAYVASQALAAMPQFLHALIKTSRADVPAESVRQIGEWYMRAQQRLPHVHCDYQARLNPAVACTDPAQCASCGIFAESIMVNHGLWLLETGRLEWGKSLLEAARLVAPWSADATANLGAIARELGDITGAIELYERALELRPGFRVYTSELKRLRNRLPAAGRWWSRFWS; the protein is encoded by the coding sequence ATGGCGGCGAGACGGCTCGAGTTCGAAGCGTTGGCGGCCGCGCGAGAGGTCATCGACGGTTACGATAGCGCCAGCGATCAGTGGACATTGTCCTTCGAGAGTCCGTTCTGGCACGCGGTCACACACGCCCAGTCGCTGGGCCGGCGAGGGGCGGGCCGGCGCATCGCCCTCATTGATTCCGGATGTGATCTGACGATTCCGCGACTTCGTCGCGTGGTTGATCGCCTGACATCATTCGTGCCCGATCCGGCCGATCACGATGAGCTGGGACACGGCACGGCCGTGGCGCTGCTCATCAGCGAGGTCGCGCCGGAATGTCGGTTGGACGTGTATCAGGTCGCGCGAAACGGGACGCCCGACGACGCTGCGGTCGTGGCGGCGCTCCGCGCGGCGGGGGCATCGTCGGCCGATGTGGTCAGCGTGAGCCTCGCGGCGCGCTCGCCATTCCAGTTCACTCGAGATCAGCTCCAAGAGGCGATAGCGGCCGGCGACGGCTCGGGCAAGAGATACGCGTTCGAACATCCACCGTGTGCCGTCTGTGCAGCCGCCATGGACGTAGCAGGGCGCGGCAAGATGATCGTCGCTGCGGCCGGGAACGCGTTGGACTCGGCGTGTTGTCCCGCTCGCGCCGACGGCGTGGTCGCGGCCGGATTCGAAGGGCGCGACGCGCGCACCACGACATTGGAGGACGGTGGCAAGCAGGAAGTCGCGTTCGCCGCCGCACCCGCGGTGGCGCAGTCGCTCCTGACTGACATGTCGCTCGCGGAAATTCCTGGCGTGTTGGGCACGAGCTTCGCGGCGCCGCTGATCGCCGGCGCCGCGGCGATCGTGCTCTCGCCAGCCGAACTGTCGGCGTACGTCGCGAGTCAAGCTTTGGCGGCGATGCCGCAATTCCTGCACGCGCTCATCAAGACGTCGCGCGCCGACGTTCCGGCCGAGTCGGTCCGACAGATCGGCGAGTGGTACATGCGCGCGCAGCAACGATTGCCGCATGTGCATTGTGACTATCAGGCGCGGCTCAATCCGGCGGTCGCCTGCACCGATCCGGCCCAGTGCGCCTCGTGTGGGATTTTCGCCGAATCGATTATGGTGAATCACGGCTTGTGGCTGCTGGAGACCGGACGGCTCGAGTGGGGCAAGTCGCTGTTGGAAGCGGCGCGTCTGGTGGCGCCGTGGAGCGCCGACGCAACGGCGAACCTTGGAGCGATCGCGCGGGAACTGGGTGACATCACGGGCGCCATCGAGCTATACGAGCGTGCGTTGGAGTTGCGGCCCGGTTTTCGCGTCTACACGTCCGAGCTGAAACGGCTGCGCAACCGTCTGCCAGCGGCCGGCCGCTGGTGGTCGCGCTTCTGGTCGTAA
- a CDS encoding sigma-54 dependent transcriptional regulator, with the protein MTRTSQSESRLLIASEDETLRLALSELLHQHAPEVMDGRPASVLAAVDGRPKLELLILVESGLDSTSVDLLQTVKERRDDLAILLVSAHPTIEHATLSIRRGAEDYVPVPYLEEIVRNEVARILEAAELRDRVANRDRLIGSRDGFERIISRSTCMRPVFDRASAASRSDTPVLIIGETGTGKELVAQAIHASGRRSKRPFVPINCAALPRDLVESELFGHRRGAFSGAFTDHSGLFVAAHGGTLLLDEVGELPLGVQAKLLRVLQDGEVRPVGGLESRRVDVRIIAASNRGLAAMRDSKAMRQDLFYRLSVLVIEIPPLRKRREDLPLLTEHFLSMIRARGGHRVEAIDPQALELLSEYHFPGNVRELENMIESLNVALPPDRAIIRAEDVRGWLRRRGISTETGTGDARHVPLKLDDLEAWAIAEALRRSLGNKSAAAQLLGISRDTLYRKLHELGLHTEVSDPRA; encoded by the coding sequence GTGACGCGCACCTCCCAGTCCGAGTCGCGCCTCCTCATCGCGTCCGAAGACGAGACGCTCCGCCTCGCCCTGTCGGAGCTTTTGCACCAGCACGCTCCGGAGGTGATGGACGGGCGGCCTGCGTCGGTCCTGGCGGCCGTTGACGGTCGACCGAAACTCGAGCTGCTGATTCTCGTCGAGAGCGGACTGGATTCGACGTCGGTCGACCTGCTGCAGACAGTCAAGGAACGGCGTGACGATCTGGCCATTCTGCTAGTCAGCGCGCACCCGACCATCGAGCACGCCACTCTATCGATCCGTCGCGGCGCGGAGGACTATGTTCCCGTCCCGTATCTGGAAGAGATCGTCCGCAACGAGGTTGCCAGAATCCTCGAAGCGGCCGAATTGCGCGATCGCGTCGCGAACCGCGATCGCCTGATTGGCTCGCGCGACGGGTTCGAACGCATCATCAGCCGGTCGACCTGCATGCGGCCGGTGTTCGACCGCGCGAGTGCCGCGTCGCGAAGCGATACACCGGTCCTGATCATCGGTGAAACCGGTACGGGGAAGGAGTTGGTCGCGCAGGCCATTCACGCGAGCGGCCGACGCTCGAAACGCCCGTTTGTGCCCATCAATTGTGCCGCCTTGCCGCGCGATCTCGTTGAAAGCGAGTTGTTCGGCCACCGGCGTGGCGCCTTCTCCGGCGCGTTCACAGATCATTCAGGTCTCTTCGTCGCGGCGCACGGCGGAACCCTGTTGCTCGATGAAGTGGGGGAACTGCCGCTCGGGGTGCAGGCGAAACTCCTCCGCGTGCTACAGGACGGTGAAGTGCGTCCGGTGGGCGGCCTCGAGAGTCGCCGGGTCGACGTGCGGATTATTGCGGCCAGCAATCGGGGCCTGGCGGCTATGCGCGACAGCAAGGCGATGCGCCAGGACCTGTTCTATCGGCTTTCCGTGCTCGTGATCGAGATTCCGCCGCTCCGAAAGCGTCGTGAAGACCTGCCGCTTCTGACTGAGCACTTTCTGAGCATGATCCGCGCGCGTGGCGGCCATCGCGTTGAAGCGATCGATCCACAGGCTCTCGAGCTGCTGTCTGAGTATCACTTCCCGGGCAACGTTCGCGAACTCGAGAACATGATCGAAAGCCTCAACGTGGCGCTGCCACCCGATCGCGCGATTATCCGCGCCGAAGACGTCCGGGGGTGGTTGCGCCGGCGCGGGATCTCGACTGAGACGGGAACCGGCGACGCGCGGCACGTGCCCCTCAAGCTCGACGACCTTGAAGCGTGGGCCATTGCCGAGGCGCTGCGACGTTCGCTCGGCAACAAGAGCGCAGCGGCGCAACTGCTGGGAATCTCCAGGGACACGCTCTATCGCAAGCTCCACGAGCTCGGTCTCCATACCGAAGTGTCCGATCCTCGGGCATAG
- a CDS encoding carboxypeptidase regulatory-like domain-containing protein: MFRHSVVIGSVCTAIVLAYVASPIGASDSITGVVKVTGLASSADAVVYIQQAPGSFTPAKPAQMDQRQMQFVPHVLPIVAGTTVKFLNGDPTPHNVFSPDNEKYNLGTWPQGQSKDYTFNKCAKTPCVYTQLCRVHPEMEGYVVVLQNPFFAVTNKEGHYQIDNVPPGSYTLAVWHEKAKAQPKPVIVEASKPTTVDFVLGR; the protein is encoded by the coding sequence ATGTTTCGCCATTCCGTCGTCATCGGGTCAGTGTGCACGGCGATCGTGCTCGCGTATGTGGCATCGCCAATTGGCGCCAGTGACAGCATCACGGGCGTCGTCAAAGTCACCGGGTTGGCGTCCAGTGCCGATGCGGTCGTCTACATCCAGCAAGCGCCGGGTTCCTTCACGCCAGCCAAGCCCGCCCAGATGGACCAGCGGCAGATGCAGTTCGTTCCGCACGTCCTGCCGATCGTTGCCGGGACGACGGTGAAGTTTCTGAACGGCGATCCGACGCCGCACAATGTCTTCTCGCCTGACAACGAGAAGTACAACCTTGGCACGTGGCCGCAAGGGCAGAGCAAGGACTACACGTTCAATAAGTGCGCCAAGACGCCGTGCGTGTATACGCAACTCTGTCGCGTGCATCCCGAGATGGAAGGCTATGTGGTCGTGCTGCAGAACCCGTTCTTCGCCGTCACCAACAAGGAGGGACACTACCAGATCGACAACGTACCACCCGGCAGCTACACGCTTGCCGTGTGGCACGAGAAGGCGAAGGCACAACCCAAACCCGTGATCGTCGAGGCCAGCAAGCCGACGACGGTCGATTTCGTGCTGGGGCGCTGA